The region aatgcaccaaattatttttgaTCTTCAACATGGACTTGCAGATACCTGTTACAAATGACATTCACCCATCAATATTTTGAaggaggaagcaaagtactttaagtaCTGTCTcacatgttttcatttcagtctcctccatctccactaactgaacttaattgtatggatttttttatttattaatgatgtaaaattaacatctgtacagaaagactaatgtgaaggccaaatttGAGAgcaggaacttcttgatgcaattaaagcctttaagacTGGGAAAACTCCAGYGCTGGATGgaataccagttgaggtatactaATCTgtttttgatgtactcaaaggaccattattgtatgttttaaccactccaataaaaatggtagattatcagatactcaacaaggtctgattgaattattactgaaacaggacccaaatggtaaatataaagatcaagtaaataaaaaaaaattggaggACCCTTactcttcagtgttgtgatgcaaaaattagATTAAAAGGAATAGTGCGTAGAATtgaaaaggtattgtcggatattattaaTTCGAGTCACACAGGTTTTtaacatggacgatacattggagataatattaGACAAGTCCTGGAAACGATAGAACACTATGAACAATCTGGGAAACAAGGCCCGATATTCacagctgactttgaaaaggcttttgataaagtacgactgcaATTTATATATAAAAGCCTGGAAAATTTCAATTTTTMagaatctcttatacaatgggttaaagttatgtatagtgtaaaatagtaaataatggctacttctctgAAAGTATTTGACTGTCATGAGGACTAAAACAAGgctgtccactatcggcatatctatttattatggcaatCGAAATGTTtgttattaaaatcagatccaaaaATAATATCAAGGAGCTAGAAATCCAGGGTTTGAAAACCGAGGTATAAATTGTACGctaatgattcatgttttcttttaaatccacaatatggatccctccacagcctcatagaggatctagatactttttctaacctctctggattacaaccaaattatgataagtgatTCACAAAAAAAATGATCTCACTACAATGCGTTACTTGGAGATTATTCCACATGATAGGGGCCTGGTAAGAAAATACAGatttacccaactctgtggatacacgtggagtctccatcattaaccaaccctgtgatctCCTATTGTAATCTGAGTTTCTATATTTCAACAATGATGTTAAGTAAATTGGTAGTTTATTGACTaaggctttataaacaaaaacagGATAAGGAAGTGACCTACGTGTTTTTAGTGAGGTCCAATTAACTTTATGATAAAGGATACAGTGGTGTCAAAACTGTCAGATGTTATAAAACAAAGTGTTCTATGATAAATTGTGTCCAAGGGCTTCAAAACACTGGTAGCTGCATTCATGTAtgtaatatcaccataatctatAACAGGAATAAACGTCGACTGAATTCTGTTCCTATAGAAGAAGCCCAACTTAATTCTTAATTTCTTGACTCACTCYTCAACATGCTTTTTAAAAAGATAGCTTTGAGTCAATCCAGAAAAAAAATACGTCGCTCTTTGTGGAWAAATCACCCTGATttactctttagtcatatctcagttgaCCTATTTGTTTATGGCCTTGTCTACACAAAccgataaaaaaaattacattatttgagCAAAAAAGATTCAACTTTATTTGAAGCGGCAAGCAAGACAAAATAAAACGGGCCTATTCATACAATGAATATCAATTCGGACTGAAAAATTATTACATATTCAAGCATTAGACCTTTCACTAAAGACtttagtcatacaaaagttatacttaaatccaaactgtttctctagcagattagtaaaaatgtctcccatgttcaagaatggcctgtTGCTGTCCCCTGGGGGAATGGAGTGTGGAATTGTATGCTGTATAGTGTTTGTCTATGTCCCTACACTAACCTTGTCCCCATATCATAACATGCTGACCTAAGATCATTGCTCCACAGTTAGTGCCGTGGCCTGTAATCTCTCTCACAAGAATGGAACTCATCAATGCTATGGGGCTCTGGGAGAATCTTTGTCCATACAGCTGGCTGCAGACAGCAGTAATGaagaaataacatttaaaaaagatcTTACTCGTAGTCTGCACTTCAAAACTGGAGAAGACTGGAGATCTAAATTGCATCAGAATTATGTGAATCGCTCTGAGTTCTTTAACAATGGAACATTCAGACTGGACAGAGTTATAGAGGAAGACAGTGGAGATTATCAATTGGAAACATATAATTCAGAGGGAGCAGTGTTGCGCAAAGTCAACATGCTACTTGAGATACAAGGTACAGAacctttctgtttttttgtttggccTAAATACTTCATGAATCCTTTTCTTGGTGAGGAGTATTTCAGAAAGGTCACCAGAATGTCAGTATTTCAATATGTTTGTACTGTAGGACTTGGCAGCAGAGAAGGTATATTGTTAAATCATACAATACTTTAGATATAATATTTGCATGAATGGCCAGAATCTGACCAGGAGTGTAGCCTATGACCACTACCAGAGCAGTGTCATCATACTGAAGAGTGATGTGACAGGAACTCTGACCTGTATGGTTCAGAATAAAGTTAGCAGCAGCAATTTCACTATTCATCTACTGGCCTGCCCAGGTAATGTCAGGACAGTTTCCTTCCCACAATGTAAGAATTCAAATGAATTTGACTTGCCCGATAAGATCATTTTATTGATTGGTTATTGTTGACACTGTTGATTAATCCTACTCTCAGAATTCTGTTTGTCTCTTCCCAGTTTTCTCCTCCCAGTTTCGTTTTGTAATTGTGACAGTAGCTATAGCTCTAGCTGTTGGATCTCTTGCCCTACTTCATGCGGTGTTTGTTGGCGTAAACCGTCTCTGTGGGAAACTGAGATTTGGACAAACTACTTCAGGTAAAATTAAGTCATGTTTGTTTCATGGCCAGAATCACCACCTGCTGTTTTATTGGTCTTCTAACCAGTCTTTCCRCAGGTTGCTCTAATGATGAGGGTGCTGCTGTTGTATACACTGAAGTATTCAATAAAAGAAAGAGAGTAGTCAACCAGAAAGCTACAGAGATGGTGGAGTATGGAGAagtcaaaatggctgccagtcttAATGAGGAAGAAAGCCCCAAGAATCAGGGGGACTTGGAAATGACAACCAACCAGACATAAGACACATCTTTTCTGACAACTTTCGGCAGGACTTAGTAGAAACCAAAAATGTGGGACTGTATTACTCCCTTGTATATGTTTGTGTTGTCATTTAAGTCTATGTAAATGTCTATTCCTTCAAATGAAGGTATAGACATTGAACTTTAGCCCTTTGAACTTTAGCCCTTTCAACCATACCTATAAACCAAATGGAGGGACGTTGATCTGAAACAAAAGATGACTGTTACATATCTTAATTTTATGATTGTGTGATGTTTTCAGTGTTTGGGATCTTTTGCAATATTGTYTGTTTGCCATCCATTCTCCTTCATTTGCTGCTGACTTGGCTGTGTACTTTATTTGGCAATGTCAGAGTGTTAAATGGTAAATGTAAGAGAGAAACATTGATGAACATGATAGCTTATCTTCCTTGCAATATCATTCTTATTAAACTTGAAAGGCTATTTTACAAGGATGACATCTTATCAGATGTAAATATaattgaataaatacatttgtttgataAATAATCTACCTCAGTTTCTCCTTTGAGTAACAGCATACACAAACTGCAAGAAAAGTTTTCCCACATGCAACAAGTAAACAGCAGAAGGTTATGCATTGAAACAGAAACACACTCACACGAGTATGTACTGTAAATATCCCCAGCATTCATGCCTCACCAGAACTCTCATCTTCCTTTAGATGACTTTCCTCAGGTTACAGTAAAGTTAGTACAGAAGTGCTTCTTTCAGGAAAGATGAAAAAGGCATCATGACCTCTGTTCAGACCTGATGCTATTCTCAAAACCTCTGTATAGCTTTCTCATACGATTGAGGCCCAGTTTAATTACTTAGATACCTGTCCGCAAATAGAAAACATCTCAGTTGTAACCAAACTATCAAGATGTGTTTTTCACTAGTCAGTRTTTYCAGTGCATGTTCTCAGRAGAKAGAGCTGTGGTAAAGGTGGCTATTGGTGAGTCTGTTCTGAAAACAGTTTGATGTGTTTCATCAGAATAAGGGAAGTTAAACTAGGTCCAGAGTGTAAAATGCATTTCCTGGCCAGCAGGTAATTATTATAAACAATATTATTTCGGTGAAGTTCAGTCCAAAACTGGGTCTTTACACCTGCATAAGAATGTATTACATATCTGTCAAAGTTAAATAGCAAAAGATAAAGTATCATATAAATAaagacattttcaaatattaTATCGAAGGGCATYCAGTAGGCGAGTGTCAGCACCAACCGAGTCAAGGTRTGTGCTCTGCCAGGAAGCCTTGATAAGCACATCAGGTTCAGGCAACTAAGGTAGTCATCAGTGAGTGTCCCAGCCATGAGGCCTTTTGTTGCTCACAAGTGTCAAAGCTGTGTTGACAGTAGTAGCAGCAGGAACTGTCAGGGCGAGGTAGCTACCAATGGAGGAAATGACGACTGTGCTTGAATCCGAAAGTGTGGCAAGTGAGGTGTGTGATCATTAATGGAAAATAGTGAAATCAAAGAATGGAACAAAACGAGCYAAAGTTGTAGTAGAAGACAAGGWCCGGTCCAAAAATSKATTTCTTATTGGACTGRGTTTTTTTGGACAAGTAGATTCATTTGGGAAATCCATTTGTAATATRGAGGACTGTGAAGAAAGCAGTYGGAAAGGTGGATTCAATCAAGGTGACTAAAAGGYCCTTGTTTTGGTTAATTGTMTTGATAYAGAACAGAAGAAGCTGCCCTGGATCTGGCTAAATTGTCCACGTCAGAAGTAACATGTACTGYTCTTCGGAGCAGGGTGCCTGCCAAAGGAGTTATAGCTGGAGTCTCYTRGGATATAGATGATGAGTAACTTAGTCACAAAATCCCAGAAGTGGTCAGTGCACGTCGCCTGACCCATATGGTaaatggaaggaaggagaaaagccTATCGATATTATTGTTATTTGAGGAGACTCTGTGAAGCTTGGATATGTGAGGTTTGCGGTGAGGGCATTTGTGTCCAAACCGTTTTAGTGTGGAAATTGTAAAGGATATAGTCACGTGTCCACAATGTGTTTGCAGACGGGAAGTATGATATTGAAGAATCTGTTACTGGAAAATGTTGCACATGAAGTGGAATTATACTCCGGACTTCCTTGAGTGCCCTGTAAAGATGAACGAGGTCGGAGTGTCAAGGATCAGGGATGCTCAGAGGATCTCCTATGTGGAGGCGGTGAAGAGAGTTGAAGGGCAAGGGGCAATAGTGTTGAAGACATAGCGGTGGATGCATTGCAACCAGTTGCTAGTGTTTTAAGTCAACGAGTGATCTGGATACACTCAATGTAGAAGAAGGTGGATTTTGTGGCATTTAAAGTCACAGCGAATCATAGTACAGAACAAGTGTCTAAGAAGTGAAAGAAGAAGTTTAGATATCCTTATATCTGCAGCCAAGAAGCTAGATATCCTTATAACTGCAGCCAAGAAGCTAAGATATCCTTATATCTGCAGCCAAGAAGCTAGATATCCTTATATCTGCACCCAAGAAGCTAGATATCCTTATATCTGCACCCAAGAAGCTAGATATCCTTATATCTGCAGCCAAGAAGCTAGATATCCTTCTATCTGCAGCCAAAACGTTTTGGGGGAAACAAGACTTCACGGCAGAAGCACTACAAGGACTTTTGACgctaatcaaatctaattttatttgtcacataattttatttgtcacacacatgtgagtgttgcgaaatgcttgtgcttctagttccgaccatgcagtaatatctaacaagtaatctaacctaacaatttcacaacatctacctcatacacacacaagtgtgaaggaatgaatacgaatatgtacataaaaatatatgaatgagagatggccgaacagcataggcaagatgcagtagatggtatagattacagtatataacatatgagatgagtaatgtagtgtaacattatataaagtggcattgtttaaagtggctagagatgagtcagtatgttggcagcagccactcgatgttagtgatggctgtttaacagtctgaaggccttgagatataagctgttttcagtctctcggtccccgctttgatgcacactgtactgacctcgaccttctggatgatagcggggttaaCAGGCAAAGGCTCGGGTGAGGTTTGTCCTTGGcgatttttttggccttcctgtgacatcgggtggtgtaggtgtcctagagggcaggtagtttgcccgctgtgatgtgttgtgcagacctcactaccctctggagagccttacggttgttggcggagcagttgccgtaccaggcggtgatacagcccgacaggatgctctcgattgtgcatctgtaaaagtttgtgagtgtttttggtgacaagccaaatttctgggcatctgtaaaagtttgtgagtgtttttggtgacaagccacatttctgtgcatctgtaaaagttgtgatgttttttggtgacaagccaaatttctgtgcatctgtaaaagttttgtgagtgtttttggtgacaagacaaatttcttcagtctccatgctgtctgtgtgggtggaccatttcagtttgtccgtgatgtgtacgccaaggaacttaaaactctccaccttctccactactgtcccgtcgatgtggataggggcctGCTCCCTCTGTggtttcctgaagtctacaatcatctcctttgttttgttgagattgagtgtgaggttatttttcctgacaccacactccaagggccctcacctccccctgtaggccgcctcgtcattgttggtaacaagcctaccactgtagtgctgtcaacaaacttgatgattgtgttggagacgtgcatggtccacgcagtcatgggtgaacagggagtacaggagaggctgagaatgcacccttgtggggcctcagtgttgaggatcagcggggtggagatgttgttacctaccctcaccacctggggcggcccatcaggaagtccagtacccagttgcacagggcgggtcgagacccagggtctcgagcttaatgataagtttggagggtactatggtgtgaatgttgagctgtagtcgatgaacagcattcttacataggtattcctattgtccagatgggttagggcagtgtgcaggcgattgcgtcatctgtggacctattgggcctattatgatgacggaagtgagtgctaagtgagtgatagtc is a window of Salvelinus sp. IW2-2015 linkage group LG5, ASM291031v2, whole genome shotgun sequence DNA encoding:
- the LOC111963678 gene encoding uncharacterized protein, yielding MDPVITIVLVVAAAVAAAVQVSAVACNLSHKNGTHQCYGALGESLSIQLAADSSNEEITFKKDLTRSLHFKTGEDWRSKLHQNYVNRSEFFNNGTFRLDRVIEEDSGDYQLETYNSEGAVLRKVNMLLEIQVFSSQFRFVIVTVAIALAVGSLALLHAVFVGVNRLCGKLRFGQTTSGCSNDEGAAVVYTEVFNKRKRVVNQKATEMVEYGEVKMAASLNEEESPKNQGDLEMTTNQT